TGTTTATTATATGGATAATTAAAACGTCACTGCGAGGAGGCATTGTTGCATAGATCAAAAGCGTTGCAAAAATTCCCGTCATTGCGAGGAGATGCGTAGCATCGACGTGGCAATCCAGAGAAAAAATAGCAAAAAATGCTATGAAATTTATTATTTTCTGGATTGCCGCGCTCCTTACAGTCGCTCGCAATGACGGACTTATGTTTTTGCTCCTTAAGTTGACACCCATGCACCACAGCTAGAAATGACATTGATGTAAAGCCAAGTTGCAAATAATACAAAGCTAGTATATAGTTAGGGCTTGGAATTAGAAAATATAGGTTACTTAATGATAAATATACTTCTTTTTATTCATATTGTCATCGCAGTTTTATTAATTATAGTTATTTTAATGCAACGTAGCGGTTCCGACGGGATTAGCGGGCTAAGCGGCGGTAATAATATGGGAGTAGTCAGTGCTAAAACGGTCGGTAACTTTCTAACTAAAAGCACCGTGGTACTTGCAACGTTATTTTTGGTGAATGCTATAGTACTTGCTAATCTTTCATCCAAGAAAAGACCTGATTTAGCTACTAAGATTAACCAAGAAGTTAATCAAGAAGGGAATAGTTTACCGATAGCGAAGTAATATAGGTTTTTCGATGTCATTCCCGTGCAGGTGGGGCGTTGTTGCATGGCTCGAAATCCTTATAAAAATACACCGTGCAATCTAGGAAAAAATAGCAAAAAATGCTATGAAACTTATTATTTTCTGGATTCCCGCCTTCGTGGGAATGACATACGGCACTTTTTTAGAGCCATGCAACAATGCCTAGAGGTATAGGGAATGACATATATACAAAATGTATCAATTAAGTTAGGAATATATGCAAAAAATAGTAGAACTAAAGAATATAAAAATAGGGAACGAACTGCCTTTTACTTTAATTGCTGGTCCTTGCCAAATTGAAAATTTAGATCATTCATTATTTTTAGCGGAAAAAATTGTAAAATTAACTAGCAAACTCGGCATTCCTTTTATTTATAAATCTTCTTTCGATAAAGCTAATAGAACTTCGGCAAACGGCGTTCGAGGTCTTGGACTTGAGCAGGGTCTAAAGGTGTTGGCTAAAGTAAAAGCAACCTTTAATTGTCCTATCGTTACAGACATTCATACGGCAGAGCAGTGCATAGAAGTCGCAAAAATAGTCGATATATTACAAATACCGGCCTTCTTATGCAGGCAGACGGATTTACTACAGGCAGCAGCACGAAGTAAGAAAATAGTGAATGTTAAAAAAGGTCAGTTTTTAGCTCCTTGGGATATGAAAAACGTGCATGCAAAATTGCAGGCTTTCGGCGCAGAAAATATTTTGCTGACGGAACGAGGCGCATGTTTCGGTTATAATAACTTAGTATCGGATATGCGTAGCCTTGCAATAATGGCAGAGACAAACGCCCCGGTAATTTTTGATGCTACCCACTCTGTTCAGCAACCCGGCGGCATGGGCAGTAGTAGCGGGGGGCAACGGAAATATGTTGAACTGCTAGCAAAGGCCGCTATTGCCGTCGGTGTTGCAGGGATTTATATGGAAGTACATCAAGATCCCGATAACGCGCCGAGCGACGGGCCTTGTATGATAAGGCTTGATAATTTAGAATCAGTCCTTATTAAGCTTAAAAAATACGATGAAATTACTAAGAGCTGAAACCCGTCATCAACAAGTGTAATTTTCTAGACAATGATAGTATCATATGATACTATCATCTTATGAATAATAAACCTCCTTTTCAAATAACTAATAAAATCCTAGAATTATTACAAAATATTTCTCATGAATTAGGTGTTTTATTCGGTGCTAAACTTTACTGCCCTCCCATAAAACTTAGAAAAAATAATCATATTAAAACTATACACTCTTCTCTTGCAATTGAAGGGAATACCTTAAGCATAAACCAAATAACCGATTTAATAAACGGGAAGAGAGTATTAGCTCCTGAAAAAGATATTATTGAAGTTAACAATGCTATCAAATTATATAATAATTTGAATATATTAAATCCCTTATCAATAAAGTCATTATTAGAAGCTCACAAACTACTGATGCAAGGTTTAATAACTGATAATGGGTGTTGGCGAAAAAGCGGTGCAGCTATATTTAAAGGTAAGGAAATAGCTCACCTTGCTCCTCCTGCAAATCGTGTATCTTTATTAATGGACGATTTGTTCTATTTTATAAACCGCAATAATAATATTCCGGGAGTGATTAAAGCTTGTGTGTTTCATTATGAATTAGAATTTATTCATCCTTTTTCAGACGGTAACGGCAGAATGGGAAGATTATGGCAACAATTATTATTAATTAAAACTAATGCTATTTTTGAATATATTTCTGTTGAGAGTTTAATAAGGAACAACCAAAGTGAATATTATAGTATTTTAAATCAATGTGATAAGCTTGGAGAATCTACATTATTTATTGAATTTATGACTGCTCAAATATTAGCAGCATTAAAACTATATACTAATGATGCCGTACCTACAGCTAATACTCCCTTACTACGGCTTGAGATTGCTAAAATTAATTTATCTGATAAATGGTTTTCTAGAAAAGATTATATTTTCATACATAAAGATATTTCTACTGCAACGGCTAGTAGAGATTTATCTTTAGCGGTAGACAAAGGAATTTTAATTTATAGAGGTGACAAAAATCAGGCTTATTACAAATTTAAAGAATAGTATTACAAGAGGGTTTGATACCTTATAGCTCTATAAAGTAATTTAATTCTTCTATTGCTTTGCCGAGTTTCGGCGCGTTGTTGCATGGATACCCAAACCGTCATGGCGAGGCGGCATTGTTGCATGGCTCTAAAAAAGTGCCGTATGTCATTCCCGCGAAAGCGGGAATCCAGAAAAGTATTTAAGCGAATTATATAGTATAATTTTGTTTATTTTAAGTGTTTTTTCCTAGATTCCTGCTTTCGCGGGAATGACATCGAAAATTTGAGCCATGCAACAACGCCGCCGCTGCAAGTGGTGCGGCAATCTAGAAAAATATAGTCATCCTGAATTTATTTCAGGATCTCTTTTAATAGATGCTGAAACAAGTTCAGCATGACAAGAACTGGATTGCCACGTCGGCATAAATGCCTCCTCGCAATGACGATTCCGGTAGCCGTGCAACAATACCGACTAAAATCTTTATGATTGCTTGGGGTTTTCCTTAGCGCGGGAAAATAGCCTTAGTGAAGGGTTTTATCAAGAGGCTTGTAGAACTCCATACTAATATTTAATAAAAAAATGAAGCGTTAGTTAAAACGCTTCATAATTCATAATAATTAGTAGGGTTTTTTTAAGATGAAGTTATAATATACTACAAGTATATCATCCTAACTCGTTAATTGTACTATAATGATTTTCTCCTGTCAAAGGTATTCCTTCTTCCTGTAACTGTTGTAACTGGTCAGCATTACTAAAAACTTTATCGCTATAGTGATCTTCTACTCTTGTCAAAGGTATTCCTTCTTCCTGTAACTGTTGTAACTGGTCAGCATTACTAAAAACTTTACCGTTTAATGTTGTAGTAGCGTTCTTTTTGCCCCAATAATAACCTATAGCCGTTCCTATGCAACCCCCAATCAATAATGTTGTTGTGGCTGCTGCTCCTACTATTAAATAAGGATTAATCTCTGTTCCCGATTCGTCATTATTCAAAGCCGGATTATATTCGGTAGTTAAGTTATTAGCAGCAATAGTGGTATTGATTAATTCGGTAGTAGTAGTCGTAGTAGTTGTCGTAGGGATAAGAGAAAAAAGATAATCTTGTACAGCTCTTAATGCGCTTTCGGTCGTACAATCCTCAAGACCTAAAAAACCGGCGATATCGTTTAAAGAAATTACATTATCCGTAACGTTATAACTTTTGCCCAAAATATTAGCAGTACCGTTTTCTACAGTTGTATGCTGCTCTAATATGAGAAATTTTTGAGTATCATCGTTGGTAAATATATCTTTAATATTTACAGGATTTTCGCAGTTAGTTTGTAAGGCAAATGGATTAGCATCGTTTAATTGCTTTATGAGATTATTAAAATTACATTTTATGCTTTCAACAAATATACCGCTTATTTTTTTATTATCTTCAGTAAATATAGAGGTATATACTTTATTGCCCAAGTGATGAAAGCCTTGTTTTGTATTTCCTACAAGAGTGCTAAAAATTTCATTTTTAAATATAGGTATTAGACAAGAAAAGTTAGGCATATAATTATCCTTTTATTTAATTAATTTAAATGATTAATATTAATCATATTATTTGAATTCAGATTTGTGGTTTTTCATAAATCTTAGTAATAAAAAGATTTATAAAATGATATTTATTAATCAGGAGGAGTTATTAAGGTAATTTAACTATTATGTCAATAATAATATGAAGATTATTTAACACATAACTTAAAAATATTGTATAAATTTTAGAAAATATAATTAATTATGTTTAAATTTGAAGGAATTAAAGTATAATGCAATTACTAAAATCGATGCTTATGAGCGATGTCGCAGAGATGAATTAAGAAAAAATAATTTAGTTATTTGCTGGGAAATCTTGCTTTAGCAATTTCTATTAATGATTCAAAAATTTCGTTTACTTCATCGCCGGAGAAATAAGTTGAAGTTTCTTGGTTAACAACTTTAAAAAAATAGTCGTCTAATGCTTTAAGTATTAAGCTTAATTTGCTTTCATTTTTTTCCCAGCGAACAATCAAATGCGGTTTAATAATCTCAAGAGCCTCTAGCGCAATTTTAGCTGTTATTTCATATTCATTTTCGGTGAATTTGTGTTTCGTAAGTTTCAGCAATTCATCGTAAAATGCTTGAGCATCAGGGTTATTGTGTATTTTGCTAGGAAGCTCTTTAACAAAATGTCCTAAAGCTAATTTTGTAGCTAATTCCTTTACTTCCATTATATGATCTTCTTCAAGTAGCTCTTTTTTTATATTATCTTTCTCACTTAAACGTTTTTTTCGATATTCTTCAATTTTTTTATTTAAAAGTTCGGAAAATTCTTGGTAAAAAGTAGGTGATTCATTCATCCGCTCGACAATAGTATTTTTCATTGCCGCAACAATACAATCGGCTTTTGATGAATTACTTACGCCTTGTTCGGCAATAATTGCCGTCAGTTGGCTCAAATCATGAATATTAACCTTTTTAATAATAGTGTAGGCAGGAAAGGCAATAATATGATCGTCAAGGAGCTTATGAATTTTCGGCTCATATTCTTTGATATTAAACATCTCTTGGTAACGGTTTCGTACGGCATTTTTAAGTTCGGTAAAATTCTGCCAGTCGGTGTGAAATATATTTAGCTTTTCAGGAAAAATTTCATAGACTTTTTCGGACGCTAAAGCAATACGCATATAAGAGGTAAATTTTTGAAGTTTTAAATAAAAATCATTCCTAATAATATTATCGGCTAAATGTTGCTGTAATTGTTCAGTATCTGATTTATTCGGTACGCTTGCAAAAATATCCCAAATATCTTGATGCAATTTAGGAATTTCTTCTAATTTTTTTTGAATATCATACACAGTACCCTTTAAATCTTTTTCATCAAAATTTTTAAGAACACGATATTTACCAAGCGTTTTATGTAAATTTCCAAGTAATCCTTCATAATCAATTATATATCCGTGTTGTTTAAGATTACTGTCCTCCTCTTCAAATAAGCGATTTACACGAGCAATTGCCTGCAAAAGAGTATGTTCCTTTAATTGCTTACATACATAAAGAACAGTATTGCGTGGAGCATCAAAACCGGTTAGTAATTTTGAAACGACAATTAAAATTTCCGGATCGCTAGCTCCTTTAAAAGCCTCAATTATTTTGTTATTATAATTCCCTTCTGAATGGTATTTTTTTAGCATATCTTTCCAGAAAGTCTGAACATGATTTCTAGAAGTACGATCCACTTCCTCATTATCTTCACGATCATCCGGCGGAGAGATAATAACCTCACATGTTACGTGACCTATCTCGTCTATAATATTCTTAAAGCGAATAGCAGCAGCTTTAGAAGGTGCTACTAATTGAGCTTTAAGACCGGTTCCTTGGCATGTTTGCCGATAATGTTCGGAAATATCTATAGCTTTGGCGTAAATAGTTTGTTTAGTTTGAGACAATTTAGAAGCACAAGCAAATTTTGATTTTAAAATATCTTTTTTATCATCCGTTAATCCTTTAGCAACACGCTCAAACCATTCGTTAATTACTTTGCTGCCAAGCTTTTGCTCAATATACCGGCTTTCATAAATTAAAGGAACTATAACGCCGTCACGTACCGCTTCATCTATGGTATATGTATGAATAAACTCGCCGAATTTTTCCGTGCTGGCTTTTTCTTTTTTTAAAAGAGGCGTACCGGTAAATCCTATATAGCAAGCTTTCGGCAAGATACGTCGCATCTTTTGAGCAAAAAGACCTGCTTGAGTACGGTGTCCTTCATCGACAAGCACAAAAATATTACTATCATCGTCTTCAAAATTTTGGCTAGCTATTTCCGTATTAAATTTAGCCGTATTAAACTTATTAATTACGGTGGTTATAAGCGTCTTTCTATTCTTAATTAATTCAATTAAGTCTTTTCCCGAACTGGCACATACCGGCTTAAACTCGCAGGATTTAAACGTATTTTTAAGTTGGTTATCAAGATCAGTGCGATCGGTAACCAAAATAATACGAGCATTAATTATATTCTTGATTAGTGCTTTGGTAAGCATTACCATAGTTAGGGATTTACCCGTGCCTTGCGTGTGCCATATTACTCCGCCTTCTCTCTTCCTTGTTTTATCAAATCGGCTTACTCTTTGCATAGCGGCACGTACACCAAAAAATTGAGGATAACGTGCTAATTTTTTTATTCGCCCGTCAAAAATACAAAAATCGTGGATAAGTTCAAGTAAACGCTCAGGACGACATAACGCATAAAGACCACGATCTTGTGCAGTAACCTTGAAAAAGCCTTGCGCTTGTTTTTTCTTAAAATTAGTTTCTTCAGATGCAAAATCTCCGGAAAAAAGTGTTAGTTTTTCTTGAT
This genomic window from Rickettsia endosymbiont of Ceutorhynchus obstrictus contains:
- the secG gene encoding preprotein translocase subunit SecG: MINILLFIHIVIAVLLIIVILMQRSGSDGISGLSGGNNMGVVSAKTVGNFLTKSTVVLATLFLVNAIVLANLSSKKRPDLATKINQEVNQEGNSLPIAK
- a CDS encoding HsdR family type I site-specific deoxyribonuclease, which gives rise to MTFKPNEKATSQVPAMISLITFGYIPLSQEEVQKRRGKLSNVLLEDILIEKTLEFNNFTFRDKNYNFDIEDAKEAIHKLKLSSATQNCLMDANQKIYDDLILGTSIEKTIDGTRKSFSFKYIDWENPHNNIYHATIEMSVECSNSSKTRRCDIVLFVNGIPLVIIENKNPDISIEQAISQQIRNQGADEIPHLFHYAQLLLAVSTTQVKYGTVNTPKKHWQIWHDTEDKEEDIYKLINRPLTNQEKLTLFSGDFASEETNFKKKQAQGFFKVTAQDRGLYALCRPERLLELIHDFCIFDGRIKKLARYPQFFGVRAAMQRVSRFDKTRKREGGVIWHTQGTGKSLTMVMLTKALIKNIINARIILVTDRTDLDNQLKNTFKSCEFKPVCASSGKDLIELIKNRKTLITTVINKFNTAKFNTEIASQNFEDDDSNIFVLVDEGHRTQAGLFAQKMRRILPKACYIGFTGTPLLKKEKASTEKFGEFIHTYTIDEAVRDGVIVPLIYESRYIEQKLGSKVINEWFERVAKGLTDDKKDILKSKFACASKLSQTKQTIYAKAIDISEHYRQTCQGTGLKAQLVAPSKAAAIRFKNIIDEIGHVTCEVIISPPDDREDNEEVDRTSRNHVQTFWKDMLKKYHSEGNYNNKIIEAFKGASDPEILIVVSKLLTGFDAPRNTVLYVCKQLKEHTLLQAIARVNRLFEEEDSNLKQHGYIIDYEGLLGNLHKTLGKYRVLKNFDEKDLKGTVYDIQKKLEEIPKLHQDIWDIFASVPNKSDTEQLQQHLADNIIRNDFYLKLQKFTSYMRIALASEKVYEIFPEKLNIFHTDWQNFTELKNAVRNRYQEMFNIKEYEPKIHKLLDDHIIAFPAYTIIKKVNIHDLSQLTAIIAEQGVSNSSKADCIVAAMKNTIVERMNESPTFYQEFSELLNKKIEEYRKKRLSEKDNIKKELLEEDHIMEVKELATKLALGHFVKELPSKIHNNPDAQAFYDELLKLTKHKFTENEYEITAKIALEALEIIKPHLIVRWEKNESKLSLILKALDDYFFKVVNQETSTYFSGDEVNEIFESLIEIAKARFPSK
- the kdsA gene encoding 3-deoxy-8-phosphooctulonate synthase; the protein is MQKIVELKNIKIGNELPFTLIAGPCQIENLDHSLFLAEKIVKLTSKLGIPFIYKSSFDKANRTSANGVRGLGLEQGLKVLAKVKATFNCPIVTDIHTAEQCIEVAKIVDILQIPAFLCRQTDLLQAAARSKKIVNVKKGQFLAPWDMKNVHAKLQAFGAENILLTERGACFGYNNLVSDMRSLAIMAETNAPVIFDATHSVQQPGGMGSSSGGQRKYVELLAKAAIAVGVAGIYMEVHQDPDNAPSDGPCMIRLDNLESVLIKLKKYDEITKS
- a CDS encoding Fic family protein — its product is MNNKPPFQITNKILELLQNISHELGVLFGAKLYCPPIKLRKNNHIKTIHSSLAIEGNTLSINQITDLINGKRVLAPEKDIIEVNNAIKLYNNLNILNPLSIKSLLEAHKLLMQGLITDNGCWRKSGAAIFKGKEIAHLAPPANRVSLLMDDLFYFINRNNNIPGVIKACVFHYELEFIHPFSDGNGRMGRLWQQLLLIKTNAIFEYISVESLIRNNQSEYYSILNQCDKLGESTLFIEFMTAQILAALKLYTNDAVPTANTPLLRLEIAKINLSDKWFSRKDYIFIHKDISTATASRDLSLAVDKGILIYRGDKNQAYYKFKE
- a CDS encoding DUF5460 family protein; this translates as MPNFSCLIPIFKNEIFSTLVGNTKQGFHHLGNKVYTSIFTEDNKKISGIFVESIKCNFNNLIKQLNDANPFALQTNCENPVNIKDIFTNDDTQKFLILEQHTTVENGTANILGKSYNVTDNVISLNDIAGFLGLEDCTTESALRAVQDYLFSLIPTTTTTTTTTELINTTIAANNLTTEYNPALNNDESGTEINPYLIVGAAATTTLLIGGCIGTAIGYYWGKKNATTTLNGKVFSNADQLQQLQEEGIPLTRVEDHYSDKVFSNADQLQQLQEEGIPLTGENHYSTINELG